A single region of the Nicotiana sylvestris chromosome 6, ASM39365v2, whole genome shotgun sequence genome encodes:
- the LOC104245722 gene encoding uncharacterized protein, protein MIEEYKALRDRAPYPPSHVVGHLQGNFAFIVFDKSTSTLFVASDQFGKVPLYWGITTDGYVAFANDANLLKGACGKSLASFPQGCFFSTAVGELRSYENPKNKITAVPATEEEIWGAKFMAGCKQLNKMTYSSFLLVASSSCRQLTSSY, encoded by the exons ATGATTGAAGAATACAAGGCTCTTCGTGATCGGGCACCTTACCCTCCGAGTCATGTCGTTGGTCACCTTCAAGGCAATTTTGCATTTATCGTTTTCGACAAGTCCACTTCTACATTGTTTGTAGCTAGT GATCAATTCGGTAAGGTACCTCTCTATTGGGGAATCACTACTGACGGATATGTGGCCTTCGCCAATGATGCCAATTTGCTTAAAGGTGCTTGTGGCAAATCACTTGCGTCGTTCCCTCAAG GGTGTTTCTTCTCTACAGCAGTTGGAGAATTAAGAAGCTATGAGAACCCCAAAAACAAGATCACTGCCGTTCCTGCTACTGAGGAAGAAATATGGGGCGCCAAATTTATG GCAGGTTGCAAACAACTCAATAAAATGACTTATAGCAGCTTCTTATTAGTTGCGAGTAGCTCATGCAGACAGCTTACAAGCAGCTACTGA
- the LOC104245721 gene encoding organelle RRM domain-containing protein 6, chloroplastic isoform X1, which translates to MALFCSPCNKTLTSISSSFTSSAIPKAFKSPFPPIFSSERVSNFTPRISIDLSRKKPYIPKCSDSSVEPDNNTNSTTIIFLKGLAKSTAEGRLKVVFSQFGDVSRVKIITDKISKQPLGFAYIWFSDKESAQSAVQEMNGKFLDGRFVQVQIAKPESCKPNVRTATYKF; encoded by the exons ATGGCTCTGTTTTGCTCACCCTGTAATAAAACTTTAACTTCAATTTCCTCTTCGTTCACATCATCTGCAATTCCAAAAGCTTTCAAATCCCCATTTCCTCCGATTTTCAGTTCGGAAAGGGTTTCAAATTTTACACCGCGCATTTCGATTGACCTGTCTCGGAAGAAACCTTATATACCCAAGTGCTCGGATTCTTCAGTTGAGCCAGATAATAATACAAATTCTACGACAATTATTTTCCTGAAAG GACTAGCAAAATCTACAGCAGAGGGAAGATTGAAGGTGGTATTTTCACAATTTGGAGATGTCAGCCGAG TCAAAATCATAACAGATAAGATAAGTAAGCAACCGTTGGGGTTTGCATATATCTGGTTTTCCGATAAAGAATCTGCACAATCTGCTGTCCAAGAGATGAATGGAAAG TTCTTAGATGGCAGGTTTGTACAGGTTCAGATAGCAAAGCCTGAATCTTGCAAGCCAAATGTCAGGACAGCAACTTACAAATTCTAG
- the LOC104245721 gene encoding organelle RRM domain-containing protein 6, chloroplastic isoform X2, with protein MALFCSPCNKTLTSISSSFTSSAIPKAFKSPFPPIFSSERVSNFTPRISIDLSRKKPYIPKCSDSSVEPDNNTNSTTIIFLKGLAKSTAEGRLKVVFSQFGDVSRVKIITDKISKQPLGFAYIWFSDKESAQSAVQEMNGKMAGLYRFR; from the exons ATGGCTCTGTTTTGCTCACCCTGTAATAAAACTTTAACTTCAATTTCCTCTTCGTTCACATCATCTGCAATTCCAAAAGCTTTCAAATCCCCATTTCCTCCGATTTTCAGTTCGGAAAGGGTTTCAAATTTTACACCGCGCATTTCGATTGACCTGTCTCGGAAGAAACCTTATATACCCAAGTGCTCGGATTCTTCAGTTGAGCCAGATAATAATACAAATTCTACGACAATTATTTTCCTGAAAG GACTAGCAAAATCTACAGCAGAGGGAAGATTGAAGGTGGTATTTTCACAATTTGGAGATGTCAGCCGAG TCAAAATCATAACAGATAAGATAAGTAAGCAACCGTTGGGGTTTGCATATATCTGGTTTTCCGATAAAGAATCTGCACAATCTGCTGTCCAAGAGATGAATGGAAAG ATGGCAGGTTTGTACAGGTTCAGATAG
- the LOC138868137 gene encoding DUF21 domain-containing protein At4g14240-like: MFLVLFAGIMSGLTLGLMSLGLVDLEIVQRSGTPAEKKQAATILPVAQKQHQLLVTILLCNAAAMEALPIYLDKMFNQYLAIILSVTFVLAFGEVIPQAICTRYTTVILAFCKLK, translated from the exons ATGTTTTTAGTTCTGTTCGCCGGAATTATGTCCGGATTGACATTAGGCCTCATGTCTTTGGGCCTCGTTGATCTCGAGATAGTTCAGCGAAGTGGCACCCCCGCTGAGAAAAAGCAAGCAG CTACAATACTTCCTGTTGCTCAGAAGCAACACCAGCTTCTTGTGACCATACTTCTATGTAATGCCGCTGCAATGGAG GCCCTACCCATATACCTGGACAAAATGTTCAACCAATATTTGGCCATTATACTGTCAGTAACTTTTGTCTTGGCATTTGGAGAG GTTATTCCTCAAGCAATATGTACCAG gtacacaactgtaattttggcattttgtaagctgaaatga